In the genome of Gloeotrichia echinulata CP02, one region contains:
- a CDS encoding amino acid adenylation domain-containing protein, translating to MKVVEFLSYLNSLDIKVWLEEQKLHYQAPKGVMTSEIKQAIGTRKSEILAFLKQGKTPTNTAELTIIPVSRDEDLPLSFAQQRLWFLHQLSPDSTAYNLLEALRLEGALNLVALEQSLTELIRRHEVLRTTFPMVDGKPIQRIAPPSTVTLEIEDLQGLSTEEQTAQFRQMAMAAALKPFDLAGEPLVQFTLLKLSHYSYILLLKMHHIIYDGWSLSIFFGELSQLYEAFTQGLPSPLAELPIQYADFAVWQRQWLTGEVLDRQLNYWREQLAGLTPILELSTDYPRPPVQTFQGGVECFQLDRDLTQRLKQLSQESDATLFMTLLAGFLVLISRYSGQLDLVVGSPIANRNSKSVERLMGFFANTLALRGNLSGNPTFREFHEQVRQTTLSAYAHQDFPFEMLVEKLQIDRDLSRNPLVQVLFSLQNTPQSSSNLSGLIIQNMPLPLDVRARFDLEVNYWEIPGGLEGVWCYNSDLFDATTITRIGEHFQILLQAIVANQEMRISELPLLSEAQRHQLLVEWNDTQVDYPHDLCIHQLFEEQVERNPDAVAVVFEEQQLTYDELNCRANQLAQYLRSLGVSADVLVGICVERSLEMVVGLLGILKAGGAYVPFDPDYPQERLSFMLADTQIKVLLTQQNLVEKLQKHQVKLVCLDTDSPVIAQCSQDNAIATPIADVQATNLAYVIYTSGSTGQPKGVEVVHRGVNRLLFGVNYVHLDANQRFLQIAPISFDASTFEIWGALLHGGKCVIFPESIPTAKTLSEEIHKHGITVLWLTSALFNSIIDDDPQALSGIKQLLIGGEALSLAHVNRAYETLPFTQIINGYGPTESTTFTCCYPIPRKLETTIESIPIGSPIANTQVYILDEYLQPVPVGVPGELHIGGAGLARGYLNRPELTQEKFIPNPFDNSKLYKTGDLARYLPDGNIEYLGRIDHQVKIRGFRIELGEIEAVLSQHEDVQISCVIVREDTPGETCTERSRSKQLVAYIVPQKDVTLTTSELRQFLGNKLPGYMVPNAFVMLESLPLTPNGKVDRRALKAPAHTSNSDRFIEVRNQLELKLLQIWSNILKVDKIGVQDNFFDLGGHSLLAPYLMTQIKQQIGKDIALKDLFQNSTIEQLAAIIQKESEDSSPSCLVAIQPKGSNLPFFCVPGAGGRPFYFYQLGRCLGDDQPLYSFENNLYQELGAITHIEDMASIYIEAMQAVQPQGPYFLGGHSYGGNVAFEMAQQLRNQGQEVALLAIVDSSAPTYKDKQMLIDYINWDHARWLVEVSKGIEIYLEKNVDISYDTLQSLTVDEQLKYILHYFKMANMLPPNAEITQLTNIVQAYKNSCLCLVDYVPKQPYPGKLTILRANEDLPEDPNSHLNAEVSQDLSLGWSEFSSEPVDIHFVLGNHITIMVEPHVKVLAEQLKACIQQAQANI from the coding sequence GTGAAAGTAGTAGAATTTTTGTCTTATTTAAATAGTTTAGATATCAAAGTTTGGCTGGAGGAGCAGAAGCTACACTATCAGGCTCCCAAGGGAGTAATGACATCAGAAATTAAGCAAGCAATCGGGACTAGAAAATCTGAAATTCTCGCATTTTTAAAACAAGGTAAAACCCCTACTAATACTGCTGAATTAACGATTATTCCTGTTTCACGGGATGAAGATTTACCCCTATCTTTTGCCCAACAGCGGCTCTGGTTTCTGCACCAGCTATCACCCGACAGTACTGCTTACAATCTGTTGGAGGCGCTGCGGCTAGAAGGTGCGCTAAATTTAGTGGCTCTGGAACAGAGTTTGACTGAACTGATTCGTCGTCACGAGGTCTTAAGAACTACTTTTCCAATGGTAGACGGAAAACCGATCCAGCGAATTGCTCCGCCCTCGACAGTAACCTTGGAAATTGAGGATTTACAGGGGTTATCGACAGAAGAACAAACGGCGCAATTTCGACAGATGGCGATGGCTGCTGCATTAAAACCCTTCGATTTGGCAGGAGAACCCCTAGTACAGTTTACGTTATTGAAACTGAGTCACTATTCGTATATACTACTGTTGAAGATGCACCACATTATCTACGATGGTTGGTCATTGAGCATTTTCTTCGGTGAATTATCTCAGTTATATGAAGCTTTCACTCAAGGTTTACCCTCCCCTCTAGCTGAATTACCGATTCAGTATGCGGATTTTGCAGTTTGGCAACGTCAGTGGCTCACAGGTGAAGTCCTAGATCGCCAACTGAATTACTGGCGAGAACAATTAGCAGGGTTAACTCCCATCTTGGAACTGTCAACGGATTATCCCCGTCCCCCAGTTCAGACTTTTCAAGGTGGGGTTGAGTGTTTTCAACTGGATCGCGACCTGACGCAACGCCTCAAGCAGTTGAGCCAGGAGTCAGACGCTACGCTGTTTATGACCCTACTGGCAGGTTTTTTGGTCTTAATTTCTCGTTATAGTGGTCAGTTGGATCTGGTGGTTGGCTCCCCCATCGCCAACCGCAACAGCAAGAGTGTGGAGCGGCTCATGGGGTTTTTTGCTAATACCCTAGCATTAAGGGGTAATCTGTCTGGAAACCCCACTTTTCGAGAATTCCACGAGCAAGTGCGACAAACAACGTTGTCAGCCTATGCTCACCAGGATTTCCCCTTTGAAATGTTGGTAGAAAAGTTGCAGATAGACCGTGATTTGAGTCGTAATCCCCTGGTACAGGTGCTGTTTTCTCTCCAGAATACTCCCCAATCTTCTAGCAATTTGTCAGGTTTAATTATCCAAAATATGCCCTTACCACTTGATGTCAGGGCTAGATTTGACTTGGAAGTGAACTACTGGGAAATTCCAGGAGGTCTGGAGGGTGTTTGGTGCTATAACTCTGATTTATTTGATGCAACTACAATTACTCGCATAGGGGAACATTTTCAAATTTTACTCCAAGCAATTGTGGCAAATCAAGAAATGCGAATTTCGGAATTGCCACTGTTAAGTGAAGCCCAGCGTCATCAATTGTTGGTGGAGTGGAATGATACTCAAGTAGATTATCCCCATGATTTGTGCATTCATCAGTTGTTTGAGGAGCAGGTAGAGCGCAACCCGGATGCTGTGGCGGTGGTATTTGAAGAGCAACAACTTACCTATGATGAGTTGAATTGTCGCGCTAATCAGTTGGCGCAATATTTACGTTCTTTGGGAGTGTCCGCAGATGTGTTGGTGGGTATTTGTGTAGAGCGTTCCTTGGAGATGGTTGTGGGACTTTTAGGAATTCTCAAAGCGGGTGGGGCTTATGTGCCCTTTGACCCAGATTATCCCCAAGAGCGTTTGAGTTTTATGCTCGCAGATACTCAGATAAAAGTGCTGTTAACACAACAGAATTTAGTTGAGAAATTACAAAAACATCAAGTAAAACTTGTTTGTTTGGATACTGACTCTCCCGTGATTGCTCAATGTAGTCAGGATAATGCGATCGCTACGCCTATCGCTGATGTACAAGCTACTAACTTGGCTTATGTGATTTATACATCAGGATCTACAGGTCAGCCTAAAGGTGTGGAAGTTGTTCACCGTGGTGTTAATCGTCTGTTGTTTGGAGTAAATTACGTTCATTTGGATGCAAACCAAAGATTTCTTCAGATAGCCCCAATTTCTTTTGATGCTTCCACATTCGAGATTTGGGGAGCTTTGTTGCATGGTGGAAAATGTGTTATTTTCCCAGAAAGTATTCCTACCGCTAAAACTCTGAGTGAGGAAATTCACAAACATGGCATTACTGTTTTATGGCTAACATCTGCTTTATTTAACTCTATAATTGATGATGACCCACAAGCATTATCAGGAATTAAACAGCTACTAATTGGTGGAGAAGCACTTTCACTTGCTCACGTTAATAGAGCTTATGAAACTCTGCCATTTACGCAAATCATTAATGGATATGGTCCGACAGAAAGCACGACTTTTACTTGTTGTTATCCTATCCCTAGAAAACTTGAGACAACTATAGAGTCAATCCCCATTGGTTCTCCCATTGCTAATACCCAAGTCTACATCTTAGACGAGTATTTGCAACCAGTTCCCGTAGGTGTACCAGGAGAGTTACACATTGGTGGCGCAGGTTTAGCACGCGGCTATCTCAACCGACCAGAGTTAACCCAAGAGAAATTTATCCCCAACCCTTTTGATAATTCAAAATTATATAAAACCGGGGACTTGGCACGCTATTTACCTGATGGGAATATAGAATACTTGGGACGCATCGATCATCAAGTTAAAATTCGTGGCTTCCGCATTGAATTAGGCGAAATTGAAGCCGTACTTAGTCAACATGAGGATGTGCAAATATCTTGCGTCATTGTCCGCGAAGATACCCCAGGTGAGACTTGTACTGAGCGTAGCCGAAGTAAGCAGTTAGTCGCCTATATTGTGCCGCAAAAAGATGTCACACTCACAACTAGCGAACTGCGTCAGTTTCTTGGCAATAAACTACCTGGATACATGGTGCCAAATGCTTTTGTGATGTTGGAGTCTTTACCACTTACTCCTAATGGTAAAGTAGACCGCCGCGCCTTGAAAGCACCTGCTCACACCAGTAACTCCGATAGATTTATCGAAGTGCGTAATCAATTGGAATTGAAACTGCTGCAAATCTGGTCAAATATTCTTAAAGTTGACAAAATTGGGGTACAGGATAACTTTTTTGATTTGGGTGGTCATTCTCTTTTAGCTCCCTATTTAATGACTCAAATTAAGCAGCAGATTGGTAAAGATATTGCTTTAAAAGACCTGTTTCAAAACTCGACAATAGAACAGTTAGCAGCAATTATCCAAAAAGAATCCGAAGACTCTTCTCCATCTTGTTTGGTAGCAATTCAGCCCAAGGGTTCAAACTTACCTTTCTTCTGTGTTCCAGGTGCAGGGGGGAGACCTTTTTACTTCTATCAATTAGGACGTTGTTTAGGAGATGATCAACCGTTATACAGTTTTGAAAATAATCTGTATCAGGAATTAGGTGCGATTACTCATATTGAGGATATGGCTAGTATTTACATTGAAGCCATGCAAGCTGTTCAGCCACAGGGACCATACTTTTTAGGCGGACATTCTTATGGGGGAAATGTAGCTTTTGAAATGGCTCAACAGTTGCGTAACCAGGGACAGGAAGTTGCTTTGTTGGCAATAGTTGATTCTTCAGCACCAACCTATAAAGATAAACAAATGCTGATTGATTATATTAATTGGGATCATGCGAGGTGGTTAGTTGAAGTGAGCAAAGGCATAGAAATTTATTTAGAAAAGAATGTGGATATTTCTTATGATACTCTGCAATCTTTGACTGTGGATGAGCAACTAAAATACATTTTACACTATTTCAAAATGGCTAATATGCTCCCTCCAAATGCTGAAATTACCCAGTTGACAAATATCGTCCAAGCTTATAAAAATAGCTGTTTATGTCTGGTTGATTATGTACCAAAACAGCCTTATCCAGGTAAGTTGACAATTCTCCGCGCTAATGAGGATCTACCAGAAGACCCTAATAGTCATTTAAATGCTGAGGTTTCACAGGATTTATCCTTGGGCTGGAGTGAGTTTTCTAGCGAGCCAGTGGATATTCATTTTGTCCTAGGAAACCATATCACAATTATGGTTGAACCCCATGTCAAGGTTTTAGCAGAACAGTTGAAAGCTTGTATTCAGCAAGCACAAGCAAACATCTAA
- a CDS encoding class I SAM-dependent methyltransferase has translation MSGVDHNENQYKQVGVKMDKNEFISIFDSLIFHPVTRDYYGEKEFFNVGYWHSDTQNQHEACFNLMEKLLEFIPRKQGNILDVGCGLGATTSHLLKYYSPADIVGINISTKQIERSIVNAPGCKFICMDAVQMEFEDDFFDNIICVEAAFYFNTREKFLKEAWRVLKSGGNLILADLIFDTTKYFGDLIVTENIVKNKDIEDYKSLYQQAGFQPIEFVEATEECWKTHYRDLKSSMIEELKIGKIDEETYNLNVVGIDALLDSSSIDYLLVSVKKPVNLL, from the coding sequence ATGAGTGGGGTTGATCACAATGAAAACCAATATAAACAAGTGGGAGTAAAAATGGATAAAAACGAATTTATCAGTATATTTGACAGTTTAATTTTCCATCCAGTGACTAGAGATTACTATGGTGAAAAAGAGTTTTTCAATGTGGGTTATTGGCACTCTGATACTCAAAATCAGCATGAAGCCTGTTTTAATCTGATGGAAAAGCTGTTAGAATTTATTCCAAGAAAGCAGGGAAATATCCTCGATGTTGGTTGCGGTTTGGGAGCAACTACCAGTCATCTCCTCAAGTATTATTCGCCTGCGGATATTGTGGGCATTAATATTTCCACCAAACAAATCGAAAGAAGTATAGTTAATGCGCCAGGCTGCAAGTTTATTTGCATGGATGCTGTGCAGATGGAATTTGAGGATGATTTTTTTGATAACATTATCTGTGTGGAGGCTGCTTTTTACTTTAATACAAGGGAGAAGTTTCTGAAAGAGGCTTGGCGTGTATTGAAGTCAGGGGGAAATCTGATTCTCGCCGATCTCATTTTCGACACTACAAAGTATTTTGGTGATTTGATTGTAACTGAAAATATTGTCAAAAATAAAGATATTGAAGATTATAAAAGTCTTTATCAACAAGCAGGATTTCAGCCAATAGAATTTGTGGAAGCGACAGAGGAATGCTGGAAAACACACTACCGAGATTTGAAATCTTCGATGATAGAGGAATTAAAAATAGGAAAAATAGATGAAGAAACCTATAATTTAAATGTGGTTGGTATAGATGCTTTGCTAGATTCTTCATCTATAGATTATTTGTTGGTTTCAGTAAAGAAGCCAGTAAACTTACTGTGA
- a CDS encoding SDR family oxidoreductase has protein sequence MFQLLSGKKVVIIGTSSGIDLAIAKKMVEVGAKVVLSHSSAEKLNEAMALISLGIEGKTVDLLNEDAVNAFFEQIGNFDHLIVTAMGDRNMPRSLLAEMTTQTAQGAMDKFWGTFLAVRGSLKNIAPDGSITLTSSVTIFKSSKMGGISAIAAANGAVAVFGRSLALEIAPIRVNVIAPGLIEDTSIWSSQSESERSDLTKWAIAALPVEHLGQPEEIAQAVLSLITNPYVTGVILPVDGGVTLL, from the coding sequence ATGTTTCAGTTGCTATCAGGCAAAAAAGTGGTGATTATTGGTACAAGCTCAGGGATTGATCTGGCGATCGCCAAAAAAATGGTAGAAGTAGGGGCGAAAGTTGTACTTTCCCACTCATCTGCAGAGAAATTAAATGAGGCGATGGCGTTGATTTCTCTGGGAATTGAGGGTAAAACTGTTGATCTGTTGAATGAGGATGCAGTCAATGCTTTTTTTGAGCAGATCGGAAACTTCGATCATTTGATTGTAACGGCGATGGGAGACAGAAATATGCCGCGATCGCTTTTAGCAGAGATGACCACCCAAACCGCTCAAGGTGCGATGGATAAATTCTGGGGGACGTTCTTGGCTGTGCGTGGATCGTTGAAAAATATAGCGCCTGACGGCTCTATTACCCTCACATCCAGTGTCACTATCTTCAAATCTTCAAAAATGGGAGGGATTTCCGCGATCGCTGCAGCAAATGGTGCTGTTGCGGTGTTTGGGCGCTCACTGGCGTTAGAAATTGCACCGATTCGAGTTAATGTGATTGCACCTGGACTGATAGAAGATACAAGTATCTGGAGCAGTCAAAGCGAATCTGAACGCTCAGACCTGACAAAATGGGCGATCGCCGCATTACCTGTCGAGCATCTTGGTCAACCTGAAGAAATCGCGCAAGCAGTGTTAAGTTTAATTACCAATCCCTATGTTACAGGGGTTATTTTGCCTGTGGATGGCGGTGTAACGTTGCTGTAA
- a CDS encoding ATP-binding cassette domain-containing protein, with protein sequence MPTQVVQAQPITNAFSDFTQFWAGVKAIAAPYWYPTKPSERAFSDVIRSWGMLILLILLIIALVGMTAFNSFVNRYLVDTLIQEKDYSKFINTLSVNIVVLVLVTLLVGFSKFVRKQIALDWYKWLNNQILDKYLSNRAYYKINFKADIDNPDQRLSQEIEPVTTNALNFSATFLEKVLEMGTFFIIIWSISQQIAVILLAYTIIGNFIAIYLNQELTKINQEELVFKADYNYSLTHVRNHAESIAFFQGETQESNIIGKRFNQIFKNTERKISWERGSDIFSRGYQSIIQIFPFLVLAPLYIRDEIDFGQLGQAALACNLFAIALGQLISEFGTYGQFSSYVDRLTEFSNALEALTKKPENVSTIKTVEENHLAFEHVTLQTPDYEQVIVEDLSLSVKAGEGLLIVGPSGRGKSSLLRAIAGLWNAGTGRLVRPPLEEVLFLPQRPYIILGTLREQLLYPSTNRQIPDAELKDILQQVNLQNLLIRVDGFDTEVPWENILSLGEQQRLAFARLLVTHPRFTILDEATSALDLKNEGNLYQQLQQTKTTFISVGHRESLFNYHQWVLELSQDSSWQLLTVQDYRRQKTKEIVTSPPDNAQILIDDFPHNESQSQSKKQLVTGTIEGLSHQEMQTLTDYSLSSIRSKASLGNSITAKDGFTYRYNKNPKVLKWVKV encoded by the coding sequence ATGCCAACCCAAGTTGTTCAAGCTCAACCCATAACCAATGCTTTTTCAGATTTTACTCAATTTTGGGCAGGTGTAAAAGCGATTGCTGCACCTTACTGGTATCCAACAAAGCCAAGTGAAAGAGCATTCTCAGACGTGATTCGTTCATGGGGAATGCTGATTCTCCTGATATTACTAATAATCGCGCTTGTAGGTATGACGGCTTTTAATAGTTTCGTTAATCGCTATTTGGTCGATACTCTTATTCAAGAAAAAGATTATTCCAAGTTCATTAACACCTTATCAGTCAATATTGTTGTACTTGTCTTGGTAACGCTTTTAGTAGGATTTTCTAAATTTGTCAGAAAACAAATTGCTCTTGATTGGTACAAATGGCTCAATAATCAGATTTTAGATAAATATTTAAGCAATCGTGCTTATTATAAGATTAACTTTAAAGCAGATATTGATAACCCAGATCAGCGTTTATCCCAAGAAATTGAACCTGTTACCACTAATGCTCTGAATTTTTCAGCTACTTTCCTGGAAAAAGTCCTGGAAATGGGGACTTTTTTCATAATTATCTGGTCAATTTCCCAACAGATTGCGGTTATTTTGCTTGCTTATACAATTATAGGTAATTTTATTGCCATTTACTTAAATCAAGAATTGACTAAAATTAATCAAGAAGAACTCGTATTTAAAGCTGACTACAATTATTCCTTGACGCATGTTAGGAATCACGCTGAATCAATAGCTTTTTTTCAGGGAGAAACCCAAGAATCAAATATAATTGGGAAGCGATTTAATCAGATTTTCAAAAATACTGAACGCAAGATAAGTTGGGAGAGAGGCTCGGACATTTTTAGTAGAGGATATCAATCTATTATCCAAATATTCCCCTTTTTAGTACTCGCACCTTTATATATTAGAGATGAAATTGATTTTGGACAACTGGGACAAGCCGCTTTAGCTTGTAATCTGTTTGCTATTGCTTTGGGACAATTAATCAGTGAATTTGGGACTTATGGACAATTTTCTAGTTACGTTGACCGTTTAACTGAGTTTTCAAATGCTTTAGAAGCACTGACTAAAAAACCAGAGAATGTCAGTACCATTAAAACAGTAGAAGAAAACCATCTGGCTTTTGAGCATGTCACTTTACAAACACCCGACTATGAGCAGGTGATTGTTGAAGACTTATCACTTTCTGTCAAAGCAGGAGAAGGTTTATTAATTGTTGGTCCTAGTGGTCGAGGTAAAAGTTCTCTGTTGAGAGCGATCGCTGGTTTGTGGAATGCGGGGACTGGTCGTCTGGTGAGACCTCCCTTAGAAGAAGTCTTATTTTTGCCGCAACGTCCTTATATAATCTTAGGAACTTTGCGCGAACAGTTACTTTATCCTAGTACAAATCGTCAAATACCCGACGCAGAACTGAAAGATATTTTGCAACAAGTTAATCTGCAAAACTTACTAATTCGAGTCGATGGCTTCGATACAGAAGTTCCGTGGGAGAACATATTATCGCTAGGAGAACAACAACGCCTTGCATTTGCACGACTGTTAGTTACTCATCCTAGGTTCACTATATTAGATGAAGCAACGAGTGCTTTAGATTTGAAAAATGAAGGTAATTTATATCAACAATTACAACAAACAAAAACAACATTTATCAGTGTGGGACATCGGGAAAGTTTATTTAATTATCATCAATGGGTTCTGGAACTCTCACAAGATTCCAGTTGGCAACTTTTGACTGTACAGGATTATCGGCGACAAAAAACCAAAGAAATTGTCACTAGTCCCCCTGACAATGCTCAAATCCTAATAGATGATTTTCCTCATAATGAATCTCAAAGTCAATCAAAAAAACAACTAGTTACAGGCACAATTGAAGGGTTATCTCATCAAGAAATGCAGACATTAACCGACTATTCACTAAGCAGTATTAGAAGCAAAGCCAGCCTTGGTAACTCCATTACTGCTAAGGACGGCTTTACCTACCGCTATAACAAAAACCCCAAGGTGTTGAAATGGGTGAAGGTTTAG
- a CDS encoding DUF6014 family protein: protein MATIFVDEQELTKQIVQDIERNEIAIAVKKLRQQAENSCELPPTWLLNTADALENNDWSILSAGFINMDFIGKNGYFLIIAPYQINRQSQPHVTLSALYGKIHDNQEPSIEQLENLVRAKFGTIGQPIPINLSFTEIASWGNVSGENGEAFVVPHRWCFPNSVCGPALNNAKEQRRRFLGSSHECIQKIFECETANLLLGPLEDEINGERYRHVDTQVHEAGHASGLGFDFKLKHKLFRNYTNSGVEEWRSDSLGFEFAACTLPAQEAGKLVAVNFCIRFGLDAHRLGGIEKDVDVYASLISLEYLFQNDAIYLTKNSQLALRNLSYPGLLQAVELHRAQALCLTRRELNLKSPTGLLSLYKVDIHPSTQSIFQGLIMERCQGIWAQLQ from the coding sequence ATGGCAACCATCTTTGTAGATGAACAAGAATTAACTAAACAAATAGTCCAAGATATTGAGCGAAATGAAATTGCTATTGCTGTCAAAAAACTGCGTCAACAGGCGGAAAACTCTTGTGAACTTCCTCCAACTTGGCTACTCAACACAGCAGATGCTTTAGAAAATAACGACTGGAGTATCTTGTCTGCAGGCTTTATCAATATGGATTTTATTGGTAAAAATGGCTATTTCTTAATTATCGCACCTTACCAAATAAATCGACAAAGCCAACCCCATGTGACGTTAAGCGCACTTTACGGGAAAATACACGATAACCAAGAACCATCTATTGAACAATTAGAAAATCTGGTGCGGGCAAAATTTGGCACAATCGGACAACCAATTCCCATAAACCTTTCCTTTACCGAGATTGCTAGTTGGGGTAATGTCAGTGGTGAAAATGGTGAAGCCTTTGTAGTCCCACATAGATGGTGTTTTCCTAATAGTGTTTGTGGTCCTGCATTAAACAATGCAAAAGAGCAGCGACGACGTTTTTTAGGTTCCAGCCACGAATGTATCCAAAAAATATTTGAATGTGAAACAGCTAATTTACTATTAGGTCCATTAGAAGACGAAATCAATGGTGAACGCTATCGCCACGTAGATACTCAAGTTCATGAAGCAGGACATGCGAGTGGTTTGGGATTTGACTTCAAGTTAAAGCATAAACTTTTCCGAAACTATACCAATTCTGGTGTAGAGGAATGGCGATCTGATAGCCTAGGGTTTGAGTTTGCAGCTTGCACTTTACCTGCTCAAGAAGCTGGGAAGTTGGTAGCTGTCAATTTCTGCATTCGCTTTGGCTTAGATGCTCACCGTTTAGGAGGGATAGAAAAAGATGTGGATGTATATGCTAGCCTTATCAGCTTAGAATATCTTTTTCAAAATGATGCCATATATCTCACTAAAAATAGTCAATTAGCTTTACGTAATTTGAGTTATCCAGGTTTACTCCAAGCCGTGGAACTCCATCGAGCGCAAGCATTATGTCTTACCCGAAGAGAGTTAAATCTTAAAAGTCCTACAGGTCTTTTATCTCTGTACAAAGTAGACATTCACCCATCAACTCAATCAATTTTTCAGGGACTAATTATGGAACGCTGTCAAGGAATTTGGGCACAGTTGCAATAA
- the speB gene encoding agmatinase gives MTEQSFDDPNFHFQANSTQAGRALEKEANLPLTGWQQEVSKGLEFGLPAAESIRDRSIPTFSRGELPHFAGINTFLKAPYVEDVRKVGEYDVAVVGVPHDSGTTYRPGTRFGPQGIRRISALYTPYNFELGVDLREQITLCDVGDIFTIPANNEKSFDQISKGIAHIFSSGAFPIIMGGDHSIGFPTVRGICRHLGDKKVGIIHFDRHVDTQETDLDERMHTCPWFHATNIKNAPAKNLVQLGIGGWQVPRQGVKVCRERATNILTVTDITEMGLDAAVNFALERALDGTDCVYISFDIDCIDAGFVPGTGWPEPGGLLPREALYLLGKIIQKAPVCGLEVVEVSPPYDISDMTSLMAARVICDTMAHLVVSGQLPRKQKATYIHPAAEPQLIEEWR, from the coding sequence ATGACTGAACAATCTTTTGATGACCCTAATTTTCATTTTCAGGCAAATTCTACGCAAGCGGGACGGGCGCTAGAAAAAGAAGCCAATTTACCGCTCACAGGTTGGCAACAGGAGGTTTCTAAAGGACTAGAATTTGGATTACCAGCCGCCGAAAGTATACGCGATCGCTCAATTCCTACCTTTTCTCGCGGGGAATTGCCTCACTTTGCCGGAATTAATACTTTCTTGAAAGCACCATACGTAGAAGATGTGCGGAAAGTTGGTGAATATGACGTTGCTGTTGTCGGCGTACCACACGATTCTGGAACTACTTATCGACCAGGTACACGTTTTGGACCCCAAGGAATCCGCCGAATTTCTGCATTATACACACCCTATAATTTTGAATTGGGTGTAGACTTGCGTGAGCAGATTACTCTCTGTGATGTAGGCGATATTTTCACTATTCCCGCTAATAATGAAAAGTCCTTTGACCAGATTTCCAAAGGTATTGCACATATCTTTAGTTCTGGAGCATTTCCTATAATTATGGGAGGCGACCATTCTATTGGTTTTCCTACAGTTCGCGGTATTTGTCGTCACTTAGGTGATAAAAAAGTCGGGATTATTCACTTTGATCGCCATGTAGATACCCAAGAAACAGACTTAGATGAAAGAATGCATACTTGTCCTTGGTTTCATGCGACAAATATAAAAAATGCGCCAGCCAAAAATCTGGTACAATTGGGAATTGGTGGCTGGCAAGTACCGCGTCAAGGTGTAAAAGTTTGTCGAGAAAGAGCTACGAATATCTTAACAGTAACAGACATCACTGAAATGGGGCTAGATGCAGCCGTCAACTTTGCCCTAGAAAGAGCATTAGACGGTACAGATTGCGTTTACATCAGTTTCGATATTGACTGTATTGATGCTGGCTTTGTCCCTGGAACTGGCTGGCCTGAACCCGGTGGATTGTTACCGCGAGAGGCACTATATTTGTTAGGTAAAATTATCCAAAAAGCGCCAGTTTGTGGACTGGAAGTTGTGGAAGTTTCACCGCCTTATGATATTAGCGATATGACATCATTAATGGCAGCGCGAGTAATTTGTGATACGATGGCACATTTAGTTGTATCCGGTCAATTACCGCGCAAACAAAAAGCTACATATATTCACCCCGCAGCCGAACCACAATTAATTGAGGAATGGAGGTGA
- the hypA gene encoding hydrogenase maturation nickel metallochaperone HypA has product MTKALILTVKDWWESQPERPEISQVHLIVGKFTCVEPASLQFAFEVQTRNTFLEKVKLNIQETPLIAFCHSCQQEYLPQIGLKYGCPECNSPMEDIRSGRELKIDRIEYAYASNL; this is encoded by the coding sequence ATGACGAAGGCACTAATTTTAACAGTAAAAGATTGGTGGGAATCCCAACCTGAGCGACCAGAAATTTCTCAAGTTCACTTAATTGTTGGTAAGTTCACTTGTGTGGAACCTGCTAGTTTACAATTTGCGTTTGAAGTGCAAACACGCAATACCTTTTTAGAGAAAGTTAAACTGAACATTCAAGAAACACCACTGATTGCTTTTTGTCATTCTTGTCAACAAGAATATTTACCGCAAATTGGTTTAAAGTATGGCTGTCCTGAGTGTAATTCTCCAATGGAGGATATTCGCTCAGGTAGAGAGTTGAAAATTGATAGGATTGAGTACGCTTATGCATCAAACCTTTGA